In Acidobacteriota bacterium, one DNA window encodes the following:
- a CDS encoding 7-carboxy-7-deazaguanine synthase QueE: MLKVNEIFWSVQGEGLRSGEPSIFLRLSGCNLRCYFCDTKYAWEDGTLLPEADIIKRIRKLKEKYKTSWVVITGGEPFSQHISSLLKKLKQKKYFIQIETNGTLVNQSSPNLKSLPESRKNMSVNEDKISKNLSVFSYLDWITISPKPPEYRFKKVFSKLTKEVKLIVTKELSLEVIKKMRNSFPQKTPLILQPQSNLKWSLKKALKLIEDASKSGIRNVHLGLQFQKIYSIK; encoded by the coding sequence ATGCTTAAAGTAAATGAAATTTTCTGGAGTGTTCAGGGTGAAGGGCTACGTTCAGGTGAGCCTTCGATATTTTTAAGACTTTCAGGATGCAATTTAAGGTGTTATTTTTGCGATACAAAATATGCATGGGAAGATGGGACTTTATTACCCGAAGCGGATATTATTAAAAGAATAAGAAAGCTTAAAGAAAAATACAAAACCTCTTGGGTGGTTATAACAGGAGGTGAACCTTTTTCTCAACATATTTCTTCCCTTTTAAAAAAGTTGAAACAAAAGAAGTATTTTATTCAAATTGAAACGAATGGAACTTTAGTTAATCAAAGTAGCCCAAATCTAAAATCATTACCTGAATCCCGTAAAAATATGAGTGTCAACGAAGATAAAATTTCTAAAAATTTATCTGTCTTTTCTTATTTAGATTGGATAACAATTTCTCCAAAGCCTCCTGAATATAGATTTAAAAAAGTATTTTCAAAGCTTACCAAAGAAGTTAAACTTATTGTAACGAAAGAGCTCAGCTTGGAGGTAATAAAGAAAATGAGGAATTCCTTTCCCCAAAAAACCCCCCTTATTTTACAGCCCCAGAGCAACCTCAAGTGGAGCCTGAAGAAGGCTCTGAAGCTCATCGAAGATGCGAGCAAGTCAGGGATCCGAAATGTGCACCTTGGGCTCCAGTTCCAAAAGATCTACTCAATTAAATAA
- a CDS encoding 6-carboxytetrahydropterin synthase: MPWILKVRDKFSAAHYLKNYKGKCEKVHGHTFEVEVQIEVDRLNETGIGYDFIQIKNSLSELLPDHSFLNEVFDFNPSAENLSRYFYHEMKKLYPVKKVIVWESDTSSAEYYE; the protein is encoded by the coding sequence ATGCCCTGGATATTAAAAGTTAGAGATAAGTTTTCAGCAGCTCATTATTTAAAAAATTATAAGGGAAAATGTGAAAAAGTCCACGGTCATACATTTGAAGTTGAGGTTCAAATCGAAGTGGATAGATTAAACGAAACTGGTATCGGCTATGATTTTATCCAGATAAAGAACTCTCTCTCCGAGCTCCTTCCTGACCATTCTTTTTTGAACGAAGTTTTCGATTTCAATCCGTCTGCTGAGAATCTTTCCAGATATTTTTACCATGAGATGAAAAAGCTCTATCCTGTGAAAAAAGTTATCGTATGGGAATCCGATACTTCCTCTGCAGAATATTATGAATAG